From Calditrichota bacterium, the proteins below share one genomic window:
- a CDS encoding flagellar protein: MPEYLQGVDRLAGPGRVEPSPAQRQTPGERAQGSTFAQMLEQEVRKREEVRFSLHALERLRLRNIQLTPQEVETLGGAVSKVAEKGGRDSLVVMNRVAFVVNVPTRTVITAIDQAHLRDSVFTQIDSAVIA; encoded by the coding sequence ATGCCTGAGTATCTGCAAGGGGTCGACCGGCTGGCGGGCCCAGGGCGCGTGGAGCCGTCGCCTGCCCAGCGTCAGACCCCAGGTGAACGCGCGCAAGGCTCCACCTTTGCGCAAATGCTGGAGCAAGAGGTGCGCAAGCGGGAGGAAGTGCGCTTTTCCCTCCACGCCCTGGAGCGACTGCGGCTGCGCAACATCCAGCTCACCCCACAGGAGGTGGAGACCCTTGGTGGCGCGGTGAGTAAGGTGGCGGAGAAAGGCGGGCGCGACTCACTGGTAGTGATGAATCGCGTCGCCTTCGTGGTCAACGTGCCGACGCGCACGGTGATTACCGCCATCGATCAGGCGCACCTGCGCGACAGCGTGTTCACCCAGATTGACAGTGCCGTCATCGCATGA